The following proteins come from a genomic window of Achromobacter sp. AONIH1:
- a CDS encoding alpha-ketoacid dehydrogenase subunit beta, with translation MASDNNIGPASASMTMIQALRSAMDVMLERDNNVVVFGQDVGYFGGVFRCTEGLQTKYGSSRVFDTPISEGGIVGVAVGMGAYGLRPVCEIQFADYFYPASDQIVSEAARLRYRSVNEFIAPMTIRMPCGGGIYGGQTHSQSPEAMFTQVCGLRTVMPSNPYDAKGLLIAAIENDDPVIFLEPKRLYNGPFDGHHDRPVTPWTGRPGSVVPTGYYTVPLDSAAIVRPGNALTVLTYGTTVHVSLTAAEETGIDAEVIDLRSLWPLDLDTIVNSVKKTGRCVVVHEATRTCGFGAELIALVQEHCFHHLEAPVERVTGWDTPYPHAQEWAYFPGPRRVGEAFKRAMEG, from the coding sequence ATGGCAAGCGACAACAATATCGGTCCGGCGTCCGCGTCGATGACCATGATCCAGGCTTTGCGCTCGGCCATGGATGTGATGCTGGAGCGCGACAACAACGTGGTGGTGTTCGGCCAGGACGTGGGTTATTTCGGCGGCGTGTTCCGCTGCACCGAAGGCCTGCAGACCAAGTACGGCAGCTCGCGCGTGTTCGACACGCCGATCTCCGAGGGCGGCATCGTCGGCGTGGCGGTGGGCATGGGCGCCTACGGCCTGCGGCCGGTGTGCGAGATCCAGTTCGCCGACTACTTCTATCCGGCTTCCGACCAGATCGTGTCCGAGGCGGCGCGCCTGCGCTACCGCTCGGTCAACGAGTTCATCGCGCCGATGACGATCCGCATGCCCTGCGGCGGCGGCATCTACGGCGGCCAGACCCACAGCCAGAGCCCCGAGGCCATGTTCACGCAGGTCTGCGGCCTGCGCACGGTCATGCCGTCCAACCCCTACGACGCCAAGGGCCTGCTGATCGCCGCCATCGAGAACGATGATCCGGTGATCTTCCTGGAACCCAAGCGCCTGTACAACGGCCCCTTCGACGGCCATCACGACCGGCCCGTCACGCCCTGGACCGGACGGCCGGGCAGCGTGGTGCCCACCGGCTACTACACCGTGCCGCTGGATTCGGCCGCTATCGTGCGGCCCGGCAACGCGCTGACCGTGCTGACCTACGGCACCACGGTGCACGTGTCGCTGACCGCGGCCGAGGAAACCGGCATCGACGCCGAGGTCATCGACCTGCGCAGCCTGTGGCCGCTGGATCTGGACACCATCGTCAACTCGGTCAAGAAGACCGGCCGCTGCGTGGTGGTGCATGAAGCCACGCGCACCTGCGGCTTCGGCGCCGAGCTGATCGCGCTGGTGCAGGAACACTGCTTCCATCACCTGGAGGCGCCCGTGGAGCGCGTGACCGGCTGGGATACGCCGTATCCGCACGCGCAGGAATGGGCGTACTTCCCCGGCCCGCGCCGGGTTGGCGAAGCGTTCAAGCGCGCGATGGAGGGTTGA